Genomic window (Ruminococcus flavefaciens AE3010):
ATATCAAGCTCTTTTGCGTCAAAATGCTCTTCTGCGGACTTATCCTCAGCAACATCTGTACCCCCGTCAGCTTCGGTATCACATGCAGCAGGCAGACACAGGGGCGGATACATGACGCACCACCAGTTATGGCCCTCGGCGCTTCCTATTTTAATGCGCAGAGCGCGGTACCTTCCCGAGGGCATAGTGATGTCCCCGTATGTCCTGTCGCCGAAATCCACGTCAGCAAGCTCCGCAGTGACTTTGTCCGCGCAGCCGTTCTCGCGGAGAACTCCCTCCGCTATATCCGTTATCTTATCCATACTCGCTTCGGCTATTGACTCAGCTTCGGAAAGGCTCTCCGCAGACTTGAATATACCGCTTTCAAGCAGTCTGTCACGCACTTTCAGCTTCAGCTGCTGGTCGCGGTCGCTGTCGGAGTTTGCAAGGATATGGAGCCGCAGTACACTGCCGCGGAGGTCGTCAAGCTTACGACCGTCGCTGATGAAGCTGCTCATATTGGATATAAGTATAGTCAGGATAAGACCTGCCGCCATGATAACGCCGTTTGGCTTTCTCATAAACATCACCTCAGCAGCTATCATTGGCATATATCGTCTCAATTATACAGCATGTGCAGCTTTTTTGTCAAGTATGGCTCTGAACTCCTCCCCCGTTATGGTCTCTCTTTCAAGGAGAAAAAACGCCAGCTCATGAAGCTTATCCCTGTTGTCGGACAGTATCTTCAAAGCTTTATCGTGTGCGCTCTTTATTATGCAGCAGACTTCCTCGTCCACCCTTGCAGCCGTTTCCGCCGAGCAGATAAGGGACGCATCTCCGCCCAGATACCTGTTGTTCACCGTTTCAAGAGCTGTCATGTCAAAGCTGCTGCTCATTCCGTAGCGGGTCACCATTGCACGGGCAAGCTTGGTCGCCTTTTCGATGTCGTTTGCAGCTCCCGTAGTGCAGGTGCCGAAAACCAGCTCCTCTGCGGAGCGTCCCCCTGTAAGGACTGTTATTTTTGCAAGGACTTCTTCCTTTGAGAGCAGGTGCTTCTCGTTCTCGTCTATCTGCATGGTATAGCCGAGAGCTCCCGACGTGCGGGGCACTATGGTTATCTTATGTATAGGTGCAGAATCAGCCTGTACAGCTGCCACAAGAGCGTGTCCTATCTCGTGGTAGGCTATGAGCTCCTTTTCTTTCGGCGAAATGACCGCATTCCTGCGCTGATAGCCCGCGATGACTACCTCAACACTCTCCTCTATATCCTTTTGCTCCACGAAGCTGCGCCCGTCACGGACAGCTATCAGTGCCGCTTCATTTATAATGTTTGCAAGCTCCGCTCCCGACGCCCCCGCCGTAGCCCTTGCAATTGCATTGAAGTCGATATCGCTGTCCAGCTTTACCTTTTGGGCGTGAACATGAAGTATGGCTTCCCTGCCTGAAAGGTCGGGGAGCTCCACAGGGATGCGCCTGTCGAAACGCCCGGGACGAAGCAGCGCAGGGTCAAGAGAGTCGGGACGGTTGGTGGCTGCAAGTATCACAACGCCCTTGTTCCCGTCGAAGCCGTCCATTTCTGTCAGGAGCTGATTCAGAGTCTGCTCCCGTTCGTCGCTGCTTCCCGTCTGTCCCTCGCGCTTCTTGCCTATGGTGTCTATCTCGTCAATAAAGACTATGCAGGGAGCCTTTTCCGCAGCCTGTCTGAATAAGTCCCGAACCTTTGCGGCTCCTACTCCTACAAACATCTCCACGAACTCAGAGCCTGATATGGAGAAAAAGGGTACATCTGCCTCACCCGCCACAGCCTGTGCAAGGAGAGTTTTTCCCGTCCCGGGCGGTCCCACAAGGAGAGCTCCCTTTGGCAGCTTGGCGCCTATTTCAGCATACTTCTCGGGACAGTGCAGAAAGTCCACTATTTCCGCAAGAGCCTCCTTTGCTTCGTCCTGTCCCGCAACGTCGGCAAAGGTCTTGCCCGTAAGCGCCTTTACGTATACTTTCGCACTGCTTTTCCCGAAAGACATGGCCCTCCCGAAGCCCTTGAACATTCCGAACCTTTTATTGCCCATGAAGTTTCATCTCCTTTTTCAAGTACGATAAAATTATAACACAGCAAAAATGCGAAAACAACAAGTAAATAATGGCATAAAAAAAGCTGCACTTTTCAGTGCAGCTTTTCATTGTTATTAAAGTGACTTTACCTTGCCGAGAAGGAATTCCTGTATCATAAGTGCGTCGTTTGATGTAACGCCCTTTACCTTTGTATCAACATCTGCATTTGCAGAGCCCTGCTCGGTAAGCGCCTTCTTATCAGTACCGCCGATGCCGTACTTGTTTGGATTTGCAAGTGACTGCATTATGAGAACAACATCAGACATATCTACCTGACCGTCGCAGTTAGCGTCGCCTGCCTTTGTGACAGTGTTCGCACTGCCATGTGAGAACGGATCGCCGGTTCCTGTAGCTGTTACTGTAGTCGGACCTGCTGTAGTAGTTGTAGTTCTCTTGGAAGGATCTACCATTGTTGTCACAGTTGTGGTTTTCTTTGTGGTTGTTGTAACAGGCTTGGTAGTAGTTGTTGTCTTGTCGTCCTCCTTGGGTTCAGGCTTTGTGCCGTCAGGCTCGATACCGCCTACGAGCACGCCGTCATCGTAGATACAGATGTAATCTGTACGCTGCTCGGGCGGATCATCAACTGCAAAGAAGTCGTTGCTGTCACCGATCTTGAGATCCTGATAGCTCCAGTCGTTGCTCGGATCCCATACGTCACCGTAGTACATACCGAGGTCGAACTGATACTTCTTGCCTGAGTTTGCTATTACATAGCCGTCCCATGTGACCTCTACATAGTAGGTATCAGCTGCCTTGTCATACTTGAATGGGCCTGTGAGAACACCGTCAGCGCCTACAGCGCCGTCCTCTGTGCTTGACTGGTCATAGAGCTCACGAACCTCGCCGAGGCCGTCTATGCCCTTGGACATTTCGCTTATATTGAAGAAGTAACGTACTGATATCTTCTTTGAAGGCTTGCTCTCGCCTGAGAGTACCTTGAAGGATACCTGTGTAGTACCTGCGCCGTCACCGTTCTTGTTAGGCTTGTCAACTGCCACAGCCTCGATCCAGTAGCCGCTGCCGCCTTCGCCGCCTGCACCGCTGCCGTAAACTCTCTTCTCGTCAGCAGGCGGGAAGTCAGGAGTAACAGCCATTTCAGGTGTGCCGTAAAGTGCGTAGAGACCTGCTGCTGCGCCCGGGAGACAAGCGTTATAGTCGATAGTTACCTCGTTCTCTACCCAGTCGTTTGTGCTGTCGCTGTGGCCGTCGCTTCCGTCAGGACCGCCTGCAAGAGCGCCCCAGAGGATGTGCTTCTGCTCACGGGGATCCTCAGCCATAAGGAGTCCTGATGCAGCACGGTGATGAGGATTCTTTACAGCGTTATCGTTATAGCCAACGATGAACGCTCTCGGACCGCTTGAGCCGTTTTTGCCTGCAAGAACGGTCTGCTTGGAGTTTTCCTTATAGGTTATCTCGTTCTTACCGAGAACGTAGTCCATCTGCTTCTTAGCCCATTCACTCCACTCGCTTGGCTTGCCGTTGTTCTTGTACTTGTCGTAAACAAGGCATATCATCTGCATAGCGGTATTGTAACGGCAGCTGCCCCACTG
Coding sequences:
- a CDS encoding glycoside hydrolase family 9 protein, which translates into the protein MNHKKLTAAIVSMVTAATSMCTMLSPVQAVDADTEEQQFCAPISEVVNDSGLDIDYARALQYSLYFYDANMCGDTVDRDSRLSWRGNCHTYDAHVPMIPWDKETNKQSKGGTNLSASFMEKYKDVLDPDGDGTIDVAGGFHDAGDHVEFGMPENYSAATLGWDYYEFRDVFKKLEQDDHMETILRHFNDYLMKCTFLDDSGKVVAHCYQVGDGNIDHAIWNSPEVDTMPRPAFFLTADKPQIDYAVSACAALSINYLNFKDTDEEYAAKSLKYAKALWDFTNDAIDRIGDSTELLSDNADGPGAFYGSTKWEDDYCWAAAWMYLATGDEKSFDYAVKIFDYYAPSGWCYCWNDMWSGAGVMWAAINQEHPDLDLVQKIRDAQGKNQYVFDDFWDNDCVGKCLKTWQQLETKGGFAYLNQWGSCRYNTAMQMICLVYDKYKNNGKPSEWSEWAKKQMDYVLGKNEITYKENSKQTVLAGKNGSSGPRAFIVGYNDNAVKNPHHRAASGLLMAEDPREQKHILWGALAGGPDGSDGHSDSTNDWVENEVTIDYNACLPGAAAGLYALYGTPEMAVTPDFPPADEKRVYGSGAGGEGGSGYWIEAVAVDKPNKNGDGAGTTQVSFKVLSGESKPSKKISVRYFFNISEMSKGIDGLGEVRELYDQSSTEDGAVGADGVLTGPFKYDKAADTYYVEVTWDGYVIANSGKKYQFDLGMYYGDVWDPSNDWSYQDLKIGDSNDFFAVDDPPEQRTDYICIYDDGVLVGGIEPDGTKPEPKEDDKTTTTTKPVTTTTKKTTTVTTMVDPSKRTTTTTAGPTTVTATGTGDPFSHGSANTVTKAGDANCDGQVDMSDVVLIMQSLANPNKYGIGGTDKKALTEQGSANADVDTKVKGVTSNDALMIQEFLLGKVKSL
- the ftsH gene encoding ATP-dependent zinc metalloprotease FtsH — protein: MGNKRFGMFKGFGRAMSFGKSSAKVYVKALTGKTFADVAGQDEAKEALAEIVDFLHCPEKYAEIGAKLPKGALLVGPPGTGKTLLAQAVAGEADVPFFSISGSEFVEMFVGVGAAKVRDLFRQAAEKAPCIVFIDEIDTIGKKREGQTGSSDEREQTLNQLLTEMDGFDGNKGVVILAATNRPDSLDPALLRPGRFDRRIPVELPDLSGREAILHVHAQKVKLDSDIDFNAIARATAGASGAELANIINEAALIAVRDGRSFVEQKDIEESVEVVIAGYQRRNAVISPKEKELIAYHEIGHALVAAVQADSAPIHKITIVPRTSGALGYTMQIDENEKHLLSKEEVLAKITVLTGGRSAEELVFGTCTTGAANDIEKATKLARAMVTRYGMSSSFDMTALETVNNRYLGGDASLICSAETAARVDEEVCCIIKSAHDKALKILSDNRDKLHELAFFLLERETITGEEFRAILDKKAAHAV
- a CDS encoding stage II sporulation protein R, translated to MPMIAAEVMFMRKPNGVIMAAGLILTILISNMSSFISDGRKLDDLRGSVLRLHILANSDSDRDQQLKLKVRDRLLESGIFKSAESLSEAESIAEASMDKITDIAEGVLRENGCADKVTAELADVDFGDRTYGDITMPSGRYRALRIKIGSAEGHNWWCVMYPPLCLPAACDTEADGGTDVAEDKSAEEHFDAKELDMLRKPRKYKVRFAIWDKIKSVISDDDVQNDKNAQAA